The genomic DNA GCGTGATGGTTTTGAGTTTATGCGTTACACCCTTGAAGCGCTCAATGTGCATTACCAAGTGGATAGAGGCCGTGTTGAACAGATCCCCACACAAGGGCCGGTAGTGATCGTAGCTAACCATCCGCTTGGTGCCATCGAAGGGGTGATTTTGGCCGATTTGGTTGGGCAAGTACGCAAAGATGTCAAAGTGCTTGCCAATCAACTGCTTAAACGCTTACCTGAAATTGAACCACTGTTCATTGGTGTGGATGTGTTTAATGGCGCGCAGGCGAGTAAAACCAATGCCAGAGGGATTCGAGAAGCACACCGACATTTAGCGGACGGTGGTGTACTGATCGTATTTCCCGCCGGTGAAGTTTCGACACCGCAAAAAGAAACCGGACAGTTGAGTGATATTGACTGGAGTCAATCCGTTGCGAAATTCATTCAGCGTAGCCAAGCGACGTGCGTGCCGATTTATATTCATGGTCGTAACAGCGCGTGGTTTTATCGCGCTGGAAAAATTCATCCGCTCTTGCGCACCGCCATGTTAGGTCGAGAGCTTTTGAATAAAAGCGCGAGCACCATTTCCCTTTGCATTGGTCAGCCGATTCCTTATGCGGAATTAAAAGAGTTCACCAAAGATGAAGATGTGGTCAATTACTTGCGGCTCAATACCTATTTGATGAGCCCGCATGGCCAAGCTGAACCGGCAAAAGTCTCTTTTACGATTCCGGTGATTGAGCCTGTACCTAAAACAGCTCTCATCGCAGAGCTTGCTCAATTAGATAAGAAAGCCAAGTTATTGGAGCAGGGCGAATTCACGGTGTACTGCGTACCTTCAACGCACATTCCCCGCATGATGCAAGAGATTGGTCGTGTGCGTGAAATCAGTTTCCGCGCGGTGGGTGAAGGCAGTGGGCATGCCTGTGATGTGGATACGTATGATCAACATTATTGGCAACTGTTCGTTTGGAACCGAGATAAAAGCGAGCTAGTGGGTGCATACCGCATGGGGCTTGTGGATAGAATTTTGGCGGAAAAGGGGTTACAAGGCCTCTATTCGCGTAGCTTGTTTCATTACGATCACGCATTTTTGGCGACCTTAGATAATTCGATTGAGCTTGGACGCTCGGTGGTGGCAGAACAGTATCAACGAAATCTCAACTCGTTGCTTTTACTCTGGAAAGGCATTGCGCGTTTCGTAGAACTGAACCCGCGTTATACCCATTTGTTCGGACCAGTCAGTATTAGCAATGATTACAGCCCTGCGGCTCGACAATTGATGGCGGCG from Vibrio tarriae includes the following:
- a CDS encoding lysophospholipid acyltransferase family protein, with amino-acid sequence MQTQPFRLPRFTPFGVIEKGVELATGLSQLERYYQQRPTTRDGFEFMRYTLEALNVHYQVDRGRVEQIPTQGPVVIVANHPLGAIEGVILADLVGQVRKDVKVLANQLLKRLPEIEPLFIGVDVFNGAQASKTNARGIREAHRHLADGGVLIVFPAGEVSTPQKETGQLSDIDWSQSVAKFIQRSQATCVPIYIHGRNSAWFYRAGKIHPLLRTAMLGRELLNKSASTISLCIGQPIPYAELKEFTKDEDVVNYLRLNTYLMSPHGQAEPAKVSFTIPVIEPVPKTALIAELAQLDKKAKLLEQGEFTVYCVPSTHIPRMMQEIGRVREISFRAVGEGSGHACDVDTYDQHYWQLFVWNRDKSELVGAYRMGLVDRILAEKGLQGLYSRSLFHYDHAFLATLDNSIELGRSVVAEQYQRNLNSLLLLWKGIARFVELNPRYTHLFGPVSISNDYSPAARQLMAATLSIHHYDQNKAALVNPSTPLRAGAEVFWQKSLLSALASVSLLSKVIARMEQGNGLPVLLRQYLGMNGKLVCFNVDPAFNDALDGLIVVNLKQVPLKTLSKYMGKEAAQHYLC